Proteins found in one Kineosporia sp. NBRC 101731 genomic segment:
- a CDS encoding FAD-binding dehydrogenase, protein MDADVIVVGAGLAGLVATAELVDAGRRVILVDQESDQNVGGQAHWSFGGLFLVDSPEQRRMKIRDSHELAWQDWQDTAGFDRDEDHWPRRWAEAYVDFAAGEKRSWLSQRGLKWFPLVGWPERGEGRPGGIGNTVPRFHITWGTGPGVVEPFERRVREAVALGQVTLALRHRVDDLVVRDGAVTGVAGQRLEADRRPRGVNGNHREMGEFSFSAEAVIVTSGGIGGSHDRVREAWPQRLGTAPSTMVTGVPAHVDGRMIPITQRAGGCVINPDRMWHYTEGLHNWDEVWPGHGIRILPGPSSLWLDATGHRLPAHLYPGADTLGTLEYLRTTGHDHSWFVLNQKIVEKEFTLSGSEQNPDLTGKSVRQLLQRVKPGPTRPVQDFLDNGKDFVIADNLPDLVRAMNETTPQPLLDLADVEAAVLERDRQIVDPSSTDDQILAIRDLRSYFGYRLLRTAGERRLLDPTAGPLIAVRLSVLTRKTLGGLQTDLGSRVLTEAGEPVPGLYAAGECAGFGGGGMHGYRALEGTFLGGCIFSGRTAGRSAAEATRA, encoded by the coding sequence ATGGACGCTGACGTCATCGTGGTGGGGGCCGGGCTGGCTGGGCTGGTAGCGACGGCCGAGCTGGTGGACGCGGGACGGCGGGTGATCCTCGTCGACCAGGAGAGCGACCAGAACGTGGGGGGTCAGGCGCACTGGTCGTTCGGCGGGCTGTTCCTCGTGGACTCGCCGGAGCAGCGCCGGATGAAGATCAGGGACTCGCACGAGCTGGCCTGGCAGGACTGGCAGGACACCGCCGGGTTCGACCGCGACGAGGACCACTGGCCGCGGCGCTGGGCGGAGGCCTACGTCGACTTCGCCGCGGGGGAGAAACGGTCGTGGCTGAGTCAGCGGGGCCTGAAGTGGTTCCCGCTGGTGGGCTGGCCCGAGCGCGGTGAGGGCCGGCCCGGCGGGATCGGCAACACCGTGCCGCGGTTCCACATCACCTGGGGCACGGGGCCAGGCGTGGTGGAGCCGTTCGAGCGCCGCGTGCGCGAGGCCGTGGCCCTGGGCCAGGTGACACTGGCGTTGCGGCACCGGGTGGACGATCTGGTCGTCCGTGACGGTGCGGTCACCGGGGTCGCGGGGCAGCGACTGGAGGCGGACCGGCGTCCCCGGGGTGTGAACGGAAATCACCGGGAGATGGGTGAATTCAGTTTCAGTGCGGAGGCGGTGATCGTGACCTCCGGCGGTATCGGAGGCAGTCACGACCGGGTGCGGGAGGCATGGCCGCAGCGACTGGGCACCGCCCCGTCCACCATGGTCACCGGTGTCCCCGCGCACGTGGACGGCCGGATGATCCCGATCACGCAGCGCGCGGGCGGCTGCGTGATCAACCCGGACCGGATGTGGCACTACACCGAGGGCCTGCACAACTGGGACGAGGTCTGGCCCGGCCACGGCATCCGGATCCTGCCCGGTCCCTCGTCGCTGTGGCTGGACGCGACCGGCCACCGGCTGCCGGCCCACCTGTACCCGGGCGCCGACACCCTGGGAACGCTGGAGTACCTGCGCACCACGGGCCACGACCACAGCTGGTTCGTGCTGAACCAGAAGATCGTGGAGAAGGAGTTCACGCTGAGCGGTTCCGAACAGAACCCGGATCTCACCGGGAAGTCGGTGCGGCAGCTGCTGCAGCGGGTGAAGCCCGGGCCGACCCGGCCGGTGCAGGACTTCCTCGACAACGGCAAGGACTTCGTCATCGCCGACAACCTGCCGGACCTGGTGCGGGCGATGAACGAGACCACCCCGCAGCCGCTGCTGGACCTGGCCGACGTCGAGGCCGCAGTGCTGGAGCGCGACCGGCAGATCGTCGACCCCTCGTCCACCGACGACCAGATCCTCGCCATCCGCGACCTGCGCAGTTACTTCGGCTACCGGCTGCTACGGACGGCGGGCGAGCGGCGGCTGCTCGATCCGACGGCGGGCCCGCTGATCGCGGTGCGGCTGAGCGTATTGACCCGCAAAACCCTGGGTGGCCTGCAGACCGATCTCGGCTCCCGGGTGCTGACCGAGGCCGGCGAACCGGTGCCCGGCCTGTACGCGGCGGGCGAGTGCGCCGGGTTCGGCGGCGGCGGGATGCACGGATATCGCGCTCTGGAAGGAACTTTCCTGGGCGGGTGCATCTTCAGCGGGAGAACAGCGGGGCGATCAGCAGCCGAGGCAACCCGCGCCTAA
- a CDS encoding thioredoxin domain-containing protein, translating to MSQDVDSTSTPVPTDEGTPELEPFNAVRPREMDTTAEAVTARARHVFGNPDAEICIVEFGDYECPYCAGAAPALHELVESSDGRIRLVFQNFPLFETHPFALTAALAAESAEVTGGSEVFWKMHHKLFKNQTRLTDGDLRLYAEFVGADPDRAAGEKAQEFAPLVQADYAAGIASGVVGTPTLFIDGAPYQGVVDVPSLRRAALGNSAPARRRRFGRG from the coding sequence GTGTCCCAGGACGTGGATTCCACCAGCACCCCAGTGCCCACCGACGAGGGCACACCCGAGCTCGAGCCCTTCAACGCCGTCCGGCCCCGCGAGATGGACACCACCGCCGAAGCCGTCACCGCGCGGGCCCGTCATGTCTTCGGCAATCCCGACGCCGAGATCTGCATCGTCGAGTTCGGTGACTACGAGTGCCCGTACTGCGCCGGGGCGGCTCCCGCGCTGCACGAGCTGGTCGAGTCGTCGGACGGGCGGATCCGGCTGGTCTTCCAGAACTTCCCGCTCTTCGAGACCCATCCCTTCGCCCTCACCGCCGCCCTGGCCGCGGAGTCGGCCGAGGTCACGGGCGGGTCGGAGGTGTTCTGGAAGATGCACCACAAGCTGTTCAAGAACCAGACCCGGCTCACCGACGGCGACCTGCGGCTCTACGCCGAGTTCGTCGGCGCCGATCCGGACCGGGCGGCGGGCGAGAAGGCCCAGGAGTTCGCCCCACTGGTGCAGGCCGACTACGCGGCGGGCATCGCGAGCGGGGTCGTCGGCACGCCGACCCTGTTCATCGACGGTGCGCCCTATCAGGGGGTCGTCGACGTCCCGTCGCTGCGGCGCGCGGCACTCGGTAACTCGGCTCCGGCGCGGCGGCGCCGGTTCGGTCGGGGGTGA
- a CDS encoding histidine kinase: MCHLPEGLSRARALRDVLLALALIVFAFATGGTFAVVLGAVNRDRPDDLLSVVLLLAQCLPLIVRRTRPDLALGVIGLAWGVYQLMGYEGSSAGLALYIVLYSAGAHLTRRRWQTAAGATFGYLVLAVTLHRTPYHETPLSYVTFAPVLVLFWMIGEGVRARTRAEAARRAAQKREAVAQERAHIARELHDVVTHHVTAMVVQAEALPYLLPGNPDKVRDGLGTISATGRSAMTDLRELLDVLHDPGTSTDQERTPARESLEVLVERARAAGQDVTFAEHGDPAPIPTGLGLALQRVVQESLTNALKHAPGRTTAVTLTHGEDELDVAVVTSGGATTPRRPWARSGRGINGMRDRVAAFGGELTVGQEPGGGFAVRAKLPRRPAA, encoded by the coding sequence GTGTGTCATCTCCCCGAGGGACTGAGTCGTGCGCGGGCGTTGCGCGACGTGCTGCTCGCCCTGGCACTGATCGTCTTCGCGTTCGCGACCGGTGGCACGTTCGCCGTGGTGCTGGGAGCCGTGAACCGGGACCGGCCCGACGACCTTCTGTCGGTGGTTCTGTTACTGGCGCAGTGCCTTCCGCTGATCGTGCGGCGGACCCGGCCGGATCTCGCGCTGGGCGTGATCGGCCTGGCCTGGGGCGTTTACCAACTGATGGGGTATGAGGGCAGTAGCGCCGGGCTGGCCCTCTACATCGTCCTCTACAGCGCGGGCGCCCACCTGACGCGCAGACGCTGGCAGACCGCCGCCGGGGCGACGTTCGGTTACCTGGTGCTCGCTGTGACCCTGCACCGTACCCCGTACCACGAGACACCGCTCAGTTACGTGACGTTCGCGCCTGTGCTCGTGCTGTTCTGGATGATCGGTGAGGGAGTTCGCGCCCGGACCCGGGCCGAGGCGGCGCGCCGGGCGGCCCAGAAACGCGAGGCGGTGGCGCAGGAACGGGCCCACATCGCGCGGGAACTGCACGACGTGGTCACGCATCACGTCACGGCGATGGTGGTGCAGGCCGAAGCCCTGCCCTACCTGCTGCCGGGTAACCCCGACAAGGTCCGCGACGGGCTCGGAACCATCAGCGCCACCGGGCGTTCCGCGATGACCGACCTGCGTGAACTGCTCGACGTGCTGCACGACCCGGGCACCTCCACCGACCAGGAACGCACCCCGGCCCGCGAGTCCCTCGAGGTCCTGGTCGAGCGCGCCCGCGCCGCCGGGCAGGATGTCACGTTCGCCGAGCACGGCGACCCCGCCCCGATCCCCACCGGCCTGGGTCTGGCCCTGCAGCGCGTGGTGCAGGAATCCCTGACGAACGCCCTGAAACACGCCCCGGGCCGCACCACCGCGGTGACCCTGACCCATGGTGAGGACGAACTCGACGTCGCCGTGGTCACGTCCGGCGGGGCCACGACCCCCCGCCGCCCCTGGGCCCGTTCCGGGCGCGGCATCAACGGTATGCGCGACCGCGTGGCCGCTTTCGGCGGTGAACTGACGGTGGGACAGGAGCCGGGCGGCGGTTTCGCGGTGCGGGCGAAGTTGCCGCGCCGGCCGGCTGCCTGA
- a CDS encoding methionine synthase yields MRVVFGELGDPPAIPHLPELPARGPGADMIGRGAGLLVDLPVDLQPSGWRLVDHPGRDHSRTRSWLRQDLDVLAEVADGYEGLLKVQVTGPWTLAANLWLPRLERVVVDKGACRDVIESLAEGVRQHLQEVQRLVPKARLVLQVDEPSVQSVLEGSLPTASGFGRLRAVDGPVVIEGLRTVLEAATAAGAVRTVLHCCASKPPVEVLIRSGASALSLDVSQLGTQRWEQVAEATENGLGLWAGVVPTASGLKPAAVADAVWNPWRRLGLDPKSVADVVLTPVCGLAGSSPQQARSALKVAREAARILSEKAYE; encoded by the coding sequence ATGCGCGTGGTCTTCGGCGAGCTCGGCGATCCGCCGGCGATCCCGCACCTGCCCGAACTGCCCGCGCGGGGGCCGGGCGCGGACATGATCGGACGGGGCGCCGGTCTGCTCGTCGACCTGCCCGTCGACCTTCAGCCGTCCGGGTGGCGCCTGGTCGACCACCCCGGCCGCGACCACAGCCGCACCCGGTCGTGGTTGCGGCAGGACCTGGACGTGCTCGCGGAGGTCGCCGACGGGTACGAGGGCCTGCTGAAGGTTCAGGTCACCGGCCCGTGGACGCTCGCGGCGAACCTGTGGTTGCCGCGCCTGGAGCGCGTGGTGGTGGACAAGGGGGCCTGTCGCGACGTGATCGAGTCCTTGGCCGAGGGCGTCCGACAGCATCTCCAGGAGGTGCAGCGGCTGGTGCCGAAGGCCCGGCTGGTGCTGCAGGTCGACGAACCCTCCGTACAGTCCGTGCTGGAGGGTTCGCTGCCCACGGCCAGTGGCTTCGGGCGGCTGCGGGCGGTTGACGGGCCGGTCGTGATCGAAGGGCTGCGGACGGTGCTGGAGGCGGCGACCGCGGCCGGTGCGGTGCGTACCGTGCTGCACTGCTGTGCCTCGAAACCGCCGGTGGAGGTGCTGATCCGGTCGGGCGCGTCGGCACTGTCGCTGGACGTGTCGCAGCTGGGTACCCAGCGCTGGGAGCAGGTGGCCGAGGCCACCGAGAACGGTCTGGGGCTGTGGGCGGGAGTCGTGCCGACGGCCTCCGGTCTGAAGCCCGCGGCCGTGGCCGACGCGGTCTGGAACCCGTGGCGCCGGCTCGGGCTGGATCCGAAGTCCGTCGCGGACGTCGTTCTCACCCCGGTCTGTGGGCTCGCCGGATCTTCTCCCCAGCAGGCTCGCTCGGCGCTGAAGGTGGCGCGTGAGGCGGCGCGCATCCTGAGTGAGAAGGCGTACGAGTAG
- a CDS encoding VOC family protein, with protein sequence MAIRTERWRAGTPCWTELSAVDVDDARAFYGPLLGWSFERSPSEHSLVIATVDGAEAAGITEIHEDAPTGWLIHFAADDLRATAEAVVAHGGQILLPPRSAGTRGHRAVACDPAGAPFGLWQAGDAIGSGHVRDAGAFVWDDLRSSDPTAAREFYRRIFGFDNAPLPPEMGAGDTYQTYSHPDEEWPLGGIGPMMGEDDASPYWLAYFQVRSITEALEFVESTGGRITGRDFDSPFGRMAAIKDPDGNRLWLMEPPAAP encoded by the coding sequence GTGGCCATCCGGACCGAACGCTGGCGCGCGGGAACACCCTGCTGGACCGAGCTCTCGGCGGTGGACGTCGACGATGCCCGGGCGTTCTACGGGCCGTTGCTGGGGTGGTCGTTCGAGCGGTCGCCCTCGGAGCACTCCCTGGTGATCGCGACGGTGGACGGCGCCGAGGCGGCCGGGATCACCGAGATCCACGAGGACGCGCCCACCGGCTGGCTGATCCACTTCGCCGCGGACGATCTGCGGGCGACCGCCGAGGCCGTGGTGGCGCACGGCGGGCAGATCCTGCTGCCGCCCCGCAGCGCGGGTACCCGCGGACATCGGGCGGTGGCCTGCGACCCGGCCGGGGCACCGTTCGGGCTCTGGCAGGCGGGCGATGCCATCGGCAGCGGCCACGTGCGCGACGCCGGCGCCTTCGTCTGGGACGACCTGCGCTCGTCCGATCCGACCGCCGCCCGCGAGTTCTACCGCCGGATCTTCGGTTTCGACAACGCACCGCTACCGCCGGAGATGGGCGCGGGCGACACCTACCAGACCTACTCGCATCCGGACGAGGAATGGCCCCTGGGCGGTATCGGCCCGATGATGGGTGAGGACGACGCGTCCCCCTACTGGCTCGCGTACTTCCAGGTCCGCAGCATCACCGAGGCCCTGGAGTTCGTCGAGAGCACCGGCGGCCGGATCACCGGCCGCGACTTCGACAGCCCGTTCGGGCGGATGGCCGCGATCAAGGATCCCGACGGCAACCGGCTCTGGCTGATGGAGCCGCCCGCGGCGCCGTGA
- the gatC gene encoding Asp-tRNA(Asn)/Glu-tRNA(Gln) amidotransferase subunit GatC: MPAISRDEVAHLAGLARIEMSPDELDRMAGQLDVILGAVAQVREVAGDDVPATSHPMPLVNVTRPDVPRPGLSAEQALAGAPAQQEQRFRVPRILEED; encoded by the coding sequence ATGCCCGCCATCTCGCGCGATGAGGTGGCCCACCTCGCCGGACTGGCCCGGATCGAGATGAGTCCCGACGAACTGGACCGGATGGCCGGTCAGCTCGACGTGATCCTCGGTGCCGTCGCCCAGGTCCGTGAGGTGGCCGGGGACGACGTGCCCGCCACGTCGCACCCCATGCCACTCGTCAACGTGACCCGCCCGGACGTGCCGCGCCCCGGCCTGTCCGCGGAGCAGGCACTCGCGGGAGCCCCGGCACAGCAGGAGCAGCGCTTCCGTGTGCCCCGCATTCTTGAGGAGGACTGA
- the ligA gene encoding NAD-dependent DNA ligase LigA produces MGAADDLPGGEVAGQGEIPEEARHRWADLADQIREHRFAYYVRDAPTISDGDFDALMKRLEALEEQYPGLRTPDSPTQQVGGTWSTDFEPVDHLERMLSLDNAFSVEELREWAARVERDAGAVRYLCELKIDGLAINLLYEGGRLMRGATRGDGRTGEDVTLNVRTIQGIPHSLTEVEGVPFPERVEVRGEVFFPIEAFAELNAKLVEQGKPPFANPRNAAAGSLRMKDPRVTATRPLHMLVHGLGARTGFDIVSQSQSYDLLKAWGLPTSGTYRVVGSVDEVVEFIEFFGEHRHDQIHEIDGVVVKVDEVAQQRRLGATSRAPRWAIAFKYPPEEVNTKLLDIRVNVGRTGRVTPYGVMEPVLVAGSTVAMATLHNAFEVKRKGVLIGDTVVLRKAGDVIPEIVGPVAEARDGSERAFVMPTHCPECATELRYEKEGEKDIRCPNSRTCPAQLRERLFHVAGRGAFDIEALGWEGAIGLLQAGAVKDEGDLFDLTPEIVSTVPQYTRKDGELSANGQKLLDNLQKAKNQPLWRVLVALSIRHVGPTAARALAQSHRSMDRIREATEEELAAVDGCGPVIAVAVREWFEVDWHTEVVRRWADAGVRMADEVDESVPRTLEGITVVVTGSLEGFSRDEAKEAILSRGGKASGSVSKKTSFLVAGESAGSKHDKAVQLGVPVLDEAGFRLLLEQGPEAVTPVVEAVPSEAVPSEAVASKAVASKAVPSEAGDGETAVD; encoded by the coding sequence ATGGGTGCGGCGGACGACCTGCCCGGCGGCGAGGTGGCCGGTCAGGGGGAGATCCCCGAAGAGGCACGTCACCGGTGGGCCGATCTGGCCGACCAGATCCGCGAGCACCGCTTTGCCTACTATGTGCGGGACGCGCCGACGATCTCCGACGGTGACTTCGACGCGCTGATGAAGCGGCTCGAGGCGCTGGAGGAGCAGTACCCCGGCCTGCGGACGCCCGACTCGCCGACCCAGCAGGTCGGGGGCACGTGGTCCACGGACTTCGAACCGGTCGATCATCTCGAGCGCATGCTCAGCCTCGACAACGCGTTCAGCGTCGAGGAGTTGCGGGAGTGGGCGGCCCGGGTCGAGCGCGACGCCGGTGCGGTGCGGTACCTGTGCGAGCTGAAGATCGACGGCCTGGCCATCAACCTGCTGTACGAGGGCGGCCGGCTGATGCGGGGCGCAACCCGGGGCGACGGCCGCACGGGCGAAGACGTCACGCTCAATGTCCGTACCATCCAGGGCATCCCGCACTCGCTCACCGAGGTCGAGGGCGTGCCCTTCCCGGAGCGGGTCGAGGTGCGGGGTGAGGTGTTCTTCCCGATCGAGGCGTTCGCCGAGCTCAACGCCAAGCTGGTCGAGCAGGGCAAGCCGCCGTTCGCGAACCCCCGCAACGCCGCCGCCGGGTCGCTGCGCATGAAAGACCCGCGGGTCACCGCCACCCGGCCGCTGCACATGCTGGTGCACGGCCTGGGCGCCCGCACCGGGTTCGACATTGTCTCGCAGTCGCAGAGTTACGACCTGCTGAAGGCGTGGGGTCTGCCGACCTCCGGCACCTACCGGGTGGTGGGCAGCGTGGACGAGGTGGTGGAGTTCATCGAGTTCTTCGGTGAGCACCGGCACGACCAGATCCATGAGATCGACGGTGTGGTGGTCAAGGTCGACGAGGTGGCCCAGCAGCGCCGGCTCGGGGCCACCAGCCGGGCGCCGCGCTGGGCCATCGCCTTCAAGTACCCGCCCGAAGAGGTGAACACGAAGCTTCTCGACATCCGGGTGAACGTCGGGCGCACCGGCCGGGTCACGCCCTACGGCGTGATGGAGCCGGTGCTCGTGGCCGGTTCCACGGTCGCGATGGCCACGCTGCACAACGCTTTCGAGGTGAAGCGCAAGGGTGTGCTGATCGGCGACACGGTGGTGCTGCGCAAGGCCGGTGACGTGATTCCCGAGATCGTCGGACCGGTGGCCGAGGCCCGCGACGGCAGCGAGCGCGCGTTCGTCATGCCGACGCACTGCCCGGAGTGTGCGACGGAGCTGCGGTACGAGAAGGAGGGCGAGAAAGACATCCGCTGTCCCAACTCCCGTACCTGCCCGGCGCAGCTGCGGGAGCGGTTGTTCCACGTGGCCGGTCGGGGAGCCTTCGACATCGAGGCGCTGGGCTGGGAGGGCGCGATCGGCCTGCTGCAGGCCGGGGCGGTGAAAGACGAGGGCGACCTGTTCGACCTGACCCCCGAGATCGTGAGCACCGTGCCGCAGTACACCCGCAAGGACGGTGAGCTGTCGGCCAACGGGCAGAAGCTGCTCGACAACCTTCAGAAGGCCAAGAATCAGCCGCTGTGGCGGGTTCTCGTGGCCTTGTCGATCCGGCACGTGGGCCCGACCGCGGCCCGGGCCCTGGCGCAGTCGCATCGCTCGATGGATCGGATCCGGGAGGCCACGGAGGAAGAGCTGGCCGCCGTCGACGGCTGCGGCCCGGTGATCGCCGTGGCGGTGCGGGAGTGGTTCGAGGTCGACTGGCACACCGAGGTGGTGCGGCGCTGGGCCGACGCCGGCGTGCGGATGGCCGACGAGGTGGACGAGTCGGTGCCGCGCACGCTGGAAGGCATCACGGTGGTCGTCACCGGTTCGCTCGAAGGCTTCAGTCGCGACGAGGCCAAGGAAGCCATCCTGAGTCGCGGTGGCAAGGCCTCGGGCAGCGTCTCGAAGAAGACGAGTTTCCTGGTCGCGGGGGAGAGCGCGGGCAGCAAACACGACAAGGCCGTGCAGCTGGGCGTGCCGGTGCTCGATGAGGCAGGCTTCCGGCTACTGCTGGAACAGGGGCCGGAAGCGGTGACACCGGTTGTCGAGGCGGTGCCTTCTGAGGCGGTGCCTTCTGAAGCTGTGGCCTCGAAGGCAGTGGCCTCAAAGGCGGTGCCTTCCGAGGCTGGCGATGGCGAGACAGCCGTGGATTGA
- the nhaA gene encoding Na+/H+ antiporter NhaA: MAVSLRPGPPLRFITPSMTPALRRYIDNEASSAAVLLVASLVALLWVNSPWGESYHHLWELPVRMSLGDGVFELDLHHFVNDAAMAVFFMVVGLEVARETTAGELSDRRVMSVPAIGAVGGLTVPIVIYLIINGVFGDGGEAMQGWGIVMSTDTAFVLGVLALFGPRCPDRLRMFLLALAVVDDIGAITVMAIFYSEEIRIGPLLVMIAIVGLFVALRWVGYWKLTPYVFLTVALWFAAYACGVHPTLAGVLAGLLIPASTPQSRGRELVIFGRALIENPSADGVRLANLAANSTVSANERLQSWLHPWSAFAIIPAFGLANAGVELSAETLNAALTSTVTIGVAVSLLVGNGVGITLFAIAALRSGVGVLPGGVRYSHLFGAALLAGIGFTISLFITDLAFTDQLLRDEAKIGILVGSLVSAVVGAWVLRVMGERMPLCSPAGDTAPPQLPPLPWTAPGFPAPFPR, from the coding sequence ATGGCCGTCAGTCTGCGACCGGGACCCCCGCTGCGCTTCATCACCCCTTCGATGACCCCTGCCCTGCGCCGTTACATCGACAACGAGGCGAGCAGCGCAGCCGTCCTGCTGGTCGCGAGTCTGGTGGCTCTGCTGTGGGTGAACTCGCCGTGGGGCGAGAGTTATCACCACCTGTGGGAACTGCCGGTGCGGATGTCCTTGGGCGACGGGGTGTTCGAGCTCGACCTGCATCACTTCGTCAACGACGCCGCGATGGCCGTGTTCTTCATGGTGGTCGGGCTGGAGGTGGCGCGCGAGACCACGGCCGGTGAGCTGAGCGACCGCCGGGTGATGAGCGTGCCCGCCATCGGCGCGGTCGGCGGTCTGACCGTGCCGATCGTGATCTACCTGATCATCAACGGCGTGTTCGGTGACGGTGGCGAGGCGATGCAGGGCTGGGGCATCGTGATGTCCACCGACACGGCGTTCGTGCTCGGTGTGCTGGCCCTGTTCGGCCCGCGCTGCCCCGACCGGCTGCGGATGTTCCTGCTGGCTCTGGCCGTGGTCGACGACATCGGCGCGATCACCGTGATGGCGATCTTCTACTCCGAGGAGATCCGGATCGGGCCGCTCCTGGTGATGATCGCGATCGTCGGGCTCTTCGTCGCGCTGCGCTGGGTCGGCTACTGGAAGCTCACGCCGTACGTCTTCCTCACCGTGGCCCTGTGGTTCGCCGCCTACGCCTGCGGGGTGCACCCCACGCTGGCCGGCGTGCTCGCCGGTCTCCTGATCCCCGCGTCCACCCCCCAGAGCCGTGGCCGGGAGCTGGTCATCTTCGGCCGGGCCCTGATCGAGAACCCCTCGGCCGACGGCGTGCGGCTGGCGAACCTCGCGGCCAACTCCACCGTCTCGGCCAACGAGCGCCTGCAGAGCTGGCTGCACCCCTGGTCGGCGTTCGCCATCATCCCGGCGTTCGGCCTGGCCAACGCCGGGGTCGAGCTCAGCGCCGAGACCCTGAACGCGGCCCTGACCTCCACCGTCACCATCGGCGTGGCCGTCAGCCTGCTCGTCGGCAACGGGGTCGGGATCACCCTGTTCGCCATCGCGGCCCTGCGCAGCGGTGTGGGCGTGCTGCCCGGCGGGGTGCGCTACAGCCACCTGTTCGGCGCGGCGCTGCTGGCCGGGATCGGGTTCACCATCTCGCTGTTCATCACCGACCTGGCCTTCACCGACCAGCTCCTGCGCGACGAGGCGAAGATCGGCATCCTGGTCGGCTCGCTGGTCTCCGCCGTGGTCGGGGCCTGGGTGCTGCGGGTCATGGGTGAGCGCATGCCGCTGTGCTCACCCGCCGGCGACACCGCGCCGCCGCAACTGCCGCCGCTGCCCTGGACCGCCCCCGGCTTCCCCGCGCCCTTCCCGAGGTGA